The DNA sequence CCATATATGAATTTTTGGCATACAAAGAAAAGTTTTTTATGTATTGGATGTTAATAATAAAGGAACGATGAGAACGAATAAAATCTCTTTCTCTTAATTCTCCTTCTAACTCGTTTAAGGTTAAGTACGTTTTGATTTCTGTTGTTGTTGTATATATCGTGGAAGAGCGTCCTGACCGTTCGATAAATATAATGTCCTTTTTCTGAATGATATGGATATCATTTTTTTGTTTGATATAAAGACGTCCAGCAATATCATTTTTTTTCGATTTCTCTTTTAATCTCTCTACCGACTTTATTAGACGTTCCTTCGTATAAGGCTTCATGATATAGTCATGAACGTTTAATTCATAGGCATGAACAGCATAGCCACTATTTCCGGTAACAAAGATAACAAATATGTTTAGCGCATGAGAGTGTATGATATCTGCTATTTCATAGCCTGATAGATTTGGCATTTCAATGTCAGCAATAAGCAAATCAATTGTTTTCTTTTTTATATGTTCATACGCTTCTTCTGCTGATAATGTTGAAAAGACAATCTCAATACCCTCTATACTACTGACAATGGCCTGTAACTTATCCAAGTCAAAGCTTCGGTCATCTACTAATCCAACCTTCATTTCTTCCACCTCTCCCCTTATATTATCTTAAATCTCCATTTAGATAAACCTAATATTTCCATAGATGAGAATCTAGATTTACACGTTTTCAACAGCAAAATACATTTTCACGACATGATAAGGCATTTTCGCGACATAACTGCAGAATTCATTATTATTACATTGTATGATAAAACCAATAAATCAAATTGAGGTGAAAGAAATGATTGAGATTCATGAAGTAACAAAGAAATTTAAAGATAAAAAGGTTCATGTGACAGCCTTAAAGCATGTATCTTTTACTGTTCAAAAAGGTCAGGTCGTTGGGTTACTTGGAGAAAATGGAGCGGGTAAAACAACGTTACTACGTACGATTGCAACACTGTTAGTGCCAACAGAAGGACATGTCACTGTTGCTGAATATGATAGCGTCAAACAAGCTACAGAAGTAAAAAAACGAATTGGAGTGCTATTTGGTGGAGAAACCGGACTATACAACCGACTAACAGCACGTGAGAACCTTGAGTATTTTGCTACGCTATATGGATTAAGCAAGCATGAGACAAAGGTAAGAATTGACGACTTAGCTAAAATGTTTGGAATGAGGGATTATCTAAATCGAAAAGTTGGCGATTTCTCAAAAGGAATGCGTCAGAAGGTAGCCATTGCTAGAACACTCATTCATAATCCGGACATCATTTTATTTGATGAACCAACAACTGGACTAGACATTACCTCATCTAATGTATTCCGTCAGCTTGTTCACCAGTTGAAACGAGATGGCAAAACAATTATTTTCTCTAGTCACATTATGGAGGAAGTATCGATGCTTTGTGATTCTGTCGCAATGATGCATAAAGGTGAACTTGTATATCATGGTGCTATAGAAGAGCTTTACAAGTCGGAAGGTAGTAAAGACTTAAATTACATTTTTACAAGTAAACTTGTGAGAGGAAATGATGAATATGCTTCTTAAAACATATGTAAAAGAAATCAAAGATTGCTTCCGTGACCGAAGAACATTGTTGTTAACCGTATTTTTACCAATAGTTATGATGACAGCTTTAACCTTGTTTTATGAGAGCTTAGCTGCAGGTGGAGAAGGAGACACCTTTACATTAGCTGTACCCTCGTCTATTACCGCAGAAGAAGAAGCCATATTTTTAAACTATCAAAATATTGAAATCGTAAAAGCCAACGACCCTGAAGCGTTGTTGTTAGAAGGTGAAGCCCATGCAGCAATTTTATTTTCAGACCAATTCATAGAGCAAGTTAATGAGGGTGGTAAAGCGGCTATCACACTAATTGGTGATTCCTTTAGCCAAAAGTCTTCTAACTTAATGAGCATCGTTACTAATGCCTTGTCGACATTTGAAAAGCAAACAATAATGGAGCGACTCCAGGCTCAAGGTACCGATCCTGAACTCATACAACCTTTTGTCATTACGCAAAAAGAATTATCAGAAGAAAATCCTATGATTAATCTGTTGGCTATGCTAATCCCGCTTATTTTAACATTAGCAATTGGTGTGGGAGCTGGACCAGCTGCAGCTGATTTATTTGCTGGAGAAAAAGAAAAAAAGACAATGGAAGCTCTTCTCATGACTCCAGTAAAACGCTCAACATTGCTCTTGTCAAAATGGTTAACTATCTCTACAGTTGGAACAATTACAGGAATAATTACATTACTTGTGGTTGCTTTAGAAATTACCTTTTTGACTGAACATTTAAAGCAGGCTATTACCATTGATGAAAACTTCATTTATATCCTTGCCATTGCCCTACTCGTAATCATTGTTTACTCCATGTTTGTTGCATCATTATTGATGCTAACTAGTATCATTGGGAAAACTGTGAAGGAAGCACAAAGCTATAGTACACCGATTATGATGCTTATCGTTTTTCCAACAATGATTGTTACAGGCATTGGCGTAAATGAACTTGGTTTTCACCATTTTGCAATTCCAATGTTAAATATCTTTAGTTTAATTAAAGAGTTATTATTTGGTATCATTAACACCAACCACATCCTTACCGTTATAGGCAGCAATGTCATCGTCATGATTTTGGTATTTATTATTGGTAGAATCTTATTCATGAAAGATAAATGGGTAATGAACTAATAGGAGAAGTGGACTGTCTCAGGATAGTTCCACTTTTTTTGGTTAGAGAAGGATTTTTATGAGTAATTAAAAAAGGCTAGAACACCAAGGTAACTTATTAATTACCTTTGTTCCAGCCTATTATTGCACTAAATTATTGGGACACAATAACAACTCTTCTTCTTGGCTCTTGGCCTTCAGAATATGTTTTTATCCCTTTTATATGTTGCAGTGTTGAATGAATAATTTTTCTTTCATGAGCTTGCATTGGTTCAAGCTTTACTTCTCCTTTAGACATCCTGGCTTTTTTCGCTAAGCGTTCAGCTAGTTGTATTAAAGAAGCTTTTCTTCTATTTCTGTAGTCTTCTGCATCAAGTTGAATTCGGATATATTGTTCAGAGTAGCGATTTGCAACTAAGTTAACTAAATATTGAAGAGCATCTAACGTTTGGCCACGTTTGCCAATTACACTCCCTAAATTAGAACCCTCTAGGTCAAAAATAAGCATCCCATTCTCTTCTTTTTTTACTACAGTTGCTTCTACTTTCATCTTAAGAATAAGCTCTTGTAGAAATCTTATCGCCTCTTCAATTGGATCTGGCTTTACTTCCAGCTCTACCAAAGCTGGTTTAGAGCCAATAAATCCCAAAAAACCTTTTTGTGGTTCTTCAATAACTCGAATATCAACACGTTCTCTTGTCGTCTGGAGTTCTACCAATGCTTTGTCGACAGCTTCATCAATCGTTTTACCCGATGCAGTTATTTTTTTCACTTTTTCTTTCCCCCAGCCTTCACTTCAGCTTTTTTACCAACATTCGGTCCAGTAATAAAGTAAGTTTGAACAATCATAAAGATATTACCTACCACCCAGTATAATGCAAGGGCTGCAGGGAAAAATACAGCAAATACCGCGATCATCACCGGCATCATGTATAATAATATCTTCATTTGTGGGTTATCAGTGACCATCATCATTTTTTGTTGAATAAATGTTGTAACACCAGCAATCAATGGTAATAAAAAGATTGGATCTGGTGCGTCAAGTGCAAACCATAAGAAATCATGTCCACCAATTTCTCTTGTTCTCATAATAGCATGATAGAAAGCAAGTAAAATAGGCATTTGAATCAATACAGGGAAACATCCTGCTAACGGATTAACTCCACGTTCCTGGAACATGGCCATCATTTCCTGCTGTAACTTTTGTTGAGTCTTTTGGTCTTTGGCACTATATTTCTCTCTTAAAGCTGTAAGCTCTGGTTGAATGGCTTGCATCGCCTTTGCACTTCTTGTTTGCTTAATCATTAACGGTAAAATAAGAATGCGAAGCATAATAGTAACGACAATAATAGCCAATCCAAAATTATCATTAAATAAATCTGCAAAATAAATTATTGTCCACGATAAAGGATATACGAGATATGAATCCCAAACTCCTGTACTATCCCTAGTAATTGGTTCTTCTATGTTAAAACAGCCTGTTAGAACAACCAACAAGGTGATAAGCATGGCTGCTAATCCTAACTTTCTAACCAAAAGTGCCTCCTCCTTGTCGCTAAAGCATTATTTTATATTAACCATTACTAT is a window from the Bacillus alkalicellulosilyticus genome containing:
- a CDS encoding ABC transporter permease: MLLKTYVKEIKDCFRDRRTLLLTVFLPIVMMTALTLFYESLAAGGEGDTFTLAVPSSITAEEEAIFLNYQNIEIVKANDPEALLLEGEAHAAILFSDQFIEQVNEGGKAAITLIGDSFSQKSSNLMSIVTNALSTFEKQTIMERLQAQGTDPELIQPFVITQKELSEENPMINLLAMLIPLILTLAIGVGAGPAAADLFAGEKEKKTMEALLMTPVKRSTLLLSKWLTISTVGTITGIITLLVVALEITFLTEHLKQAITIDENFIYILAIALLVIIVYSMFVASLLMLTSIIGKTVKEAQSYSTPIMMLIVFPTMIVTGIGVNELGFHHFAIPMLNIFSLIKELLFGIINTNHILTVIGSNVIVMILVFIIGRILFMKDKWVMN
- the spoIIIJ gene encoding YidC family membrane integrase SpoIIIJ; translated protein: MVRKLGLAAMLITLLVVLTGCFNIEEPITRDSTGVWDSYLVYPLSWTIIYFADLFNDNFGLAIIVVTIMLRILILPLMIKQTRSAKAMQAIQPELTALREKYSAKDQKTQQKLQQEMMAMFQERGVNPLAGCFPVLIQMPILLAFYHAIMRTREIGGHDFLWFALDAPDPIFLLPLIAGVTTFIQQKMMMVTDNPQMKILLYMMPVMIAVFAVFFPAALALYWVVGNIFMIVQTYFITGPNVGKKAEVKAGGKKK
- a CDS encoding ATP-binding cassette domain-containing protein, which produces MIEIHEVTKKFKDKKVHVTALKHVSFTVQKGQVVGLLGENGAGKTTLLRTIATLLVPTEGHVTVAEYDSVKQATEVKKRIGVLFGGETGLYNRLTARENLEYFATLYGLSKHETKVRIDDLAKMFGMRDYLNRKVGDFSKGMRQKVAIARTLIHNPDIILFDEPTTGLDITSSNVFRQLVHQLKRDGKTIIFSSHIMEEVSMLCDSVAMMHKGELVYHGAIEELYKSEGSKDLNYIFTSKLVRGNDEYAS
- the jag gene encoding RNA-binding cell elongation regulator Jag/EloR, with protein sequence MKKITASGKTIDEAVDKALVELQTTRERVDIRVIEEPQKGFLGFIGSKPALVELEVKPDPIEEAIRFLQELILKMKVEATVVKKEENGMLIFDLEGSNLGSVIGKRGQTLDALQYLVNLVANRYSEQYIRIQLDAEDYRNRRKASLIQLAERLAKKARMSKGEVKLEPMQAHERKIIHSTLQHIKGIKTYSEGQEPRRRVVIVSQ
- a CDS encoding LytR/AlgR family response regulator transcription factor, whose translation is MKVGLVDDRSFDLDKLQAIVSSIEGIEIVFSTLSAEEAYEHIKKKTIDLLIADIEMPNLSGYEIADIIHSHALNIFVIFVTGNSGYAVHAYELNVHDYIMKPYTKERLIKSVERLKEKSKKNDIAGRLYIKQKNDIHIIQKKDIIFIERSGRSSTIYTTTTEIKTYLTLNELEGELRERDFIRSHRSFIINIQYIKNFSLYAKNSYMVAFDGIEEQAMITKDKVDYLQQYYF